The DNA segment GATGAATGCCACAAAGTTTGTTGTGCTCCTGATCTTTGTTGGAGTTGTGTGTGCCAATGTTGGCGCAAGGCAGCTCGATGAGGTGTCCCAAAAGACCAGATTTGGCATCTCTATTCCCAAGACGGTTACTACCAACGGCATTGATGCTGAGCGTATCGTTAGTAGTGGTACTAGTGCTTACAATACGGAATATAGCAATTCCAATGCTAATGGGGGTGCCAGCGGTCCCAGCTCTAGTTCATCAGGAAGTGTTAACAAATATACCTATGGATCTGTCGATGCGGATGGTCCCAACGCAAGGGTAGATACTAGCAGTTACACTTACGGTGCTGCAGGTTCTAATGCTGCAGCGGGTCCCAAAACTGCCGAGGGTGATGCATACGCTTACGGAGATGCAGGTAGCAATGCGTCTGGTTCGACCGACAACCCTTAAGCGATTGGTGGAGCATGCTCAATTCTCCGCGTATGTTAATAATACTCTACAAGCCCACAATCTCTTTTGTATTCATAAATAAAACTAGAGATTGTCACCtatattaatgatgatataGTGTTACTCCTTATGTCTGATGTATGTATGTGAAATAAATGCAATAAGTGTGACCTAATCAATCTCCACAAATAATACATACTAGGTGATTCTCCAAATATTTATACAGCaaatatattctaataattattaatattttacttcTAGTTTCAAatcattttatagtttatatgactaatttatattgataaaattatattattttaattagacatGTTATTTTAGAGATGTAATATCTAGTCGGTTTAGGTATCATTTGAGTATATTAGATTGCATCTATTTCTCCGAATTTAACtataatagattttttatttggttaattTTGTTATTTGCATCTTGGTTGGttgtatattaaatatatattagtaaaaatatgtagaacttaatatatattgttttgagaataaaatataaaagataaagtATGTTGATCGAttcaaaattacataaataaatataacaataatattttgaaatatcatGCATATAAATCTTttacaaaacaacaaaattgTAACCATTggtaaatatattgttttcattCAAATTGTTTTGTGGCATtccttaatttatatatataaagataaaagCTTTTCTATTTGAGCAATACAAACTTTGAGCAATAATAGAAGCTCTTCTGTTTGACTCTACTTTAGCTTCCAATCTGTCATCTGGTTTGAAACTAAGAGCAAAATACAAGTAAAATAGCGAAGCAAAATAAAATGTCATAGATGCATGACTGATTAGCTATCAATCCGTTAAGACTTAAGAGTAGTGGATCTCGGAAACTCTGCCCAAATCAATGCTTGGCCACTCATGTGCCCTTATGTTCCAAGACTCGCGCACGTCAAGCAACCTGCAAGACGCAGAAGGACAAGTCAAGGCAGCTTAAAAAGCCGCTGATATAATCAAAACATGTTTGGGGTTGCAATAATGGAGCAATTTGCGAGAACTGGCAAAGGGATAAAACCGCAAAGCCCAACAATATGCGGGAACTAGCAGAAGAAGGGTACCATATGATTAATGGGGTTAGAGATGTTCTAATGACGTTTTTTCCTATGTATCAAGACACATAGTTATTCAACTTAAACTTAAACTTTATTATCATACAATTAAAACTCCAAGAAAAGTAATCTTAACTATACATTTCTACATTTCATTTCTACCACTTCACCAAAAAGGAAATACATTTCTACAGAGAGATCAGATTAACGACATAAGATGACTAGGCATATGGATGcgtttaaaaatgaaaagtgattGAGCTGTACGAATATAATCAACCCAAAGTTAACGTAAAAATGGGTGAAAGAAATGATTTAAAAGACATTATGACTTTTGGTAATGCAGTTAATTACTCATTATGTTCccaaaagtaagattttctatatgtttaaagTACTTTGTAtacttttgagaaacattaattgtaaatatctgaattgattaaattttattggtggaaagtgtaataaaaataaattataaattaaattgtaaacatttattatattcttaacaAACGTGAAAGCTCTAGAACATCTTATTTTCGGGAACGGAGCGAGTAGTTCGCAACAAATTGCATTTGAAGCtatttaacaaaaagaaaaaaataaattgccTTTGAAGTTAGCTTCTCCGTGTGACCGTGTCGAATGTCGATGGAAAGCCAAGAACCCTAGACCATAACGTGTACTATTTTCTATATACATTGTAACATTGATTTTGTGCACATACACaagttattaaaaaagaaaaaacaagttaATAGGGTCAATTAGTTACTCCAAAATACATGGAAACATGGAAATGTCGGTAAAGGTAAGTTATGGTCAATTAATACTCCAAAATGTATGGAAACAAACCGACCACTTTTCACTATTTTACTTTGCGGAGGAGTAAGCGCATTTAGCTTTAAATGGTGACCAAATAAATGAAGTGGAACACTATCTACAATCTTTCAATAGGGGCTGATTGGTTGGGATGTAAGAAGTgactttagctttaattttcATCTTCAATCTTAAAtattaccaatcatgctttatctTGGTTTTTAAAGTtacaaccaaaaaattaaagctacagtaaaaacacacaaaaaatagttgtaaacattttattttccaaAGCTCCATTTTTTTAGATGTaggaaattttaaagctacaccACTTAAAGCTAAATCAAAAATCCTACGGACAAAATGCTAAAGTAAATTTTTTATAGTTACAACCCAACCAATCACctcttttaacattttaaattttttatatggaATAATTTTTCCTTTACattctttttcatatttttttattgtagagAATTATAGAATAAACTTGCTTctcattaattttaataaaaaatcattattcttcattatttctataattttattcatATTCATTCATTTTCCATTTAGTGTTCAATGTTTCTATAAAGGTTATCAGTTAAACTCTTAGTTAATGTGTCTTCTTTTTCTCCGGAAGTGAATAATATGATGAAACATTATTTATGAATGAATCACTACATAGTCAAGAGGCAACCAAGAAgacaatattttcttaattaatatatagtttatttaagTAGTACATCCACTAGATTCGAGAATTTATAGCATTGTCGACAATAGTTCTTACAAGCTTTAATTAGTTTTCTCCCCTTCAAGTTAGCTATGCTCATACAATATCGAGGAAGATGTTCATACATCGAACTAAGCTGGTTATTAAGATTGTCTTGTCATCATGAAACATTTCTGTTTcaaagattttattttcttattatagaaaatataaaaacctACAAAAAAGTGGCCGAGGCGTATACTTTGAGATTATGAGTTTGAATGGTAAtggttaaaaacttaaaatagcACCGCAGTAAAagtaactaaaatttataatacatatatatatatatatatatatagatgtaaGTTATTACGCATGTTACTACTACGATCCTAATTGTATTAACAATATGTGGAATACCCTTATACGATCATTATAACAAAAATGACTATGTAAGAGCACATAAACGGACATTATAATGATAAAAACTAACTGAAGTATTTCGTCGCTTACTACGTCATTTTCCGTCTCTGGGTGCCTAGGTATCCACCCTATATGATACTTTAGAatctttatacttttttttattttggtggaTAATTTTTTTCAGCGGGATATAACATGCATTTCGATtttcgattgattgattgatgtaaataaaaattagtgcGTGTACAATAAGAGGACCCTACTTATTTATCTGATTACGATCAAAGATGTTATAGTAACGTGGAGTTTATAGTCCCTAGATTCGATTGCATGCTGGCTGCTGCAACATAAAACTATAAAAGAGACAGAGATCACCAGCACCATGTGCTTCACTCAGTTTCCCCTTCAAGACTAATTAATCTAGTATTTCTCCGCACTCTTAatttttcatttacatattaAAGTTGATCAATTTGTTTTGGAAAATAAATTACTAGTTATATTGTTGTCAGTATTTTTACTCGTTGATCTTACTAGAACAGTGGCATGGGGGAAGGGGGAATGCATTTGGATGACAAACCATTTActctttataatttataaataaagtaACGATTATTAACTAACAATTTATTAATACAAACACCACTTCCAAGTGTAGTCCCATGTGATCATGGACGGCTTTGCCTTTTAAGTATCAACTATTAAAAGTACTATACATTAAGTAGGGGATACTATGCGTTGGTGTTTCGTATAcagtaaatatttataaattaatatactatAAATAGTAATTTTGAACTGTAATTTTCCAAAGTTCCaacattattaaattataaaaaatttactgTATATAGTTAATCACAATATTAAGGGTTATAGTGGTgcaatgacaaaaaaatagtGGTGCAATATTAAGGGTTATAGTGGtgcaatgacaaaaaaaaagtggtgCATGTGAAATAGTGGGAGCAAACAGTCTTCTTGAATTAATCATATACCAACTAATTTATAACCATGACAAGGAAATGTATTAATAGTCTCGATAACAGAGATCCATCTAAGAAATCACTATCATAACTACGACTGCAGAATCAGATAACTATGAGATGAAAATGTATCAACTATCTATAAATGTATCATCAATATATAATACTGACAAACATACAACAGAGATCCATATGACAAACAACTATCATAACTACTagcaaaatcaaataattataaGATGAAAATTTATCAATTATCACTAAACTATGAAATAGA comes from the Brassica napus cultivar Da-Ae chromosome A7, Da-Ae, whole genome shotgun sequence genome and includes:
- the LOC106357460 gene encoding UPF0540 protein At1g62000, which gives rise to MQTFLEKYMCVYIGVSVGGRQHNSPHKTQSPLLQIKLESTKKKGNTKMNATKFVVLLIFVGVVCANVGARQLDEVSQKTRFGISIPKTVTTNGIDAERIVSSGTSAYNTEYSNSNANGGASGPSSSSSGSVNKYTYGSVDADGPNARVDTSSYTYGAAGSNAAAGPKTAEGDAYAYGDAGSNASGSTDNP